The DNA region AATTCAGTTACCCTGAAGGGGAAAATTCACTGAGCAATATGCCACTTTTACTGTATTTCACATTCAGAAGCCAAAGTCGGTCAAACAAAGTGACTGCACCTAAATAATATTCTGCGTATCTTGTGAGGGATAAATGAGTGCTTGGAGTTCTTGCCAATAATAGGCGGCTTATGATGAGAAAAAGGCTACTCTGCCCCCCACAATGTCACTAATCAATAATACTGTTTTTCTTCACGCAGTTTTTCTGCAGCGCGTTCAGCAAACACACACATCGATTGGCGAACTAACTCGTAATCCACCACTTTATGACCAAGAGAACGTAAGCAAATAATTTGGACATGTAACATCTTAGCAATAGGACATGCCGTACTTGCCTGTGGAGGGAGGGAGCAGCCTGTAGAAGCAGGAAACCATCGAGGCGAATCAGACTGAAGTCTCAACCTTGTAAGAATCGACTTCCTTTAGGGGGAGGATATCAAAAAAGTTATACCATATCCCTTGCTATTACAGACCTTTCAAAAAATTTCCTATTCCCCATAAAAACAACCC from Providencia sp. PROV188 includes:
- a CDS encoding DinB/UmuC family translesion DNA polymerase, with translation MLHVQIICLRSLGHKVVDYELVRQSMCVFAERAAEKLREEKQYY